One genomic window of Mucilaginibacter sp. SJ includes the following:
- a CDS encoding Crp/Fnr family transcriptional regulator has product MAKNKDKCDLGTCFLCTHCLPDWIPAISAARQNIVIKKGQQIFKEGDPVTGIYFVYSGTVKVHKKWDKEKELILRFAREGDIVGHLGLGSTEFYPVSATAIEAGIVCYIDMPFFESTLQVNNNFVIKLMRFFANELQESEKRMRNLAHMPVKGRVAQAFISLKNKFGLNEQGFINIELTRQDLASFTGAAYESLFRTINDFIDEEIIEISGKSIRIKNEATLLKLTEEEQQAG; this is encoded by the coding sequence ATGGCGAAAAACAAAGATAAATGCGATTTGGGGACTTGCTTTTTATGTACACATTGCCTGCCCGACTGGATACCCGCCATTAGCGCCGCCAGGCAAAATATCGTTATTAAAAAAGGGCAGCAGATCTTCAAAGAAGGCGACCCCGTTACCGGCATTTACTTTGTTTATTCGGGCACGGTAAAAGTCCATAAAAAGTGGGATAAGGAAAAAGAGCTTATTCTCCGTTTTGCCCGCGAAGGCGATATTGTTGGGCATCTTGGTTTAGGCAGTACTGAGTTTTACCCGGTTTCGGCCACGGCCATTGAAGCGGGCATAGTTTGCTATATCGATATGCCCTTTTTTGAAAGTACACTGCAGGTTAACAATAACTTTGTTATAAAGCTGATGCGCTTCTTTGCCAACGAATTGCAGGAATCCGAAAAACGGATGCGTAATCTGGCGCATATGCCCGTTAAGGGCCGTGTAGCCCAGGCTTTTATTTCGCTTAAAAATAAATTCGGGCTAAATGAACAGGGCTTTATCAATATTGAACTTACCCGGCAGGACCTGGCCTCATTTACAGGCGCGGCCTATGAATCACTGTTTCGCACCATTAATGATTTTATCGATGAGGAGATCATCGAAATATCGGGCAAAAGCATCCGCATAAAAAATGAAGCCACATTGCTGAAACTGACGGAAGAGGAGCAGCAGGCGGGATAG